A genome region from Bacillota bacterium includes the following:
- the nuoE gene encoding NADH-quinone oxidoreductase subunit NuoE, whose product MGKASLEVTRQQPQDMARVREIISRLRDRPAPLLPILQAIQKEMGWISEEAMVEVAEALGMHPSRVYGVTTFYTLFATGPKGEHVIRVCASAPCHVPGAGAVLEALKKALGVEVGETTPDGKFTLELTSCIGVCGVAPAIMIDDQVYGNLKPADIGAILARY is encoded by the coding sequence ATGGGTAAGGCCAGCCTGGAGGTCACCCGGCAGCAGCCGCAGGACATGGCCCGCGTGCGGGAGATCATCTCCCGCCTGCGGGACCGGCCCGCGCCGCTATTGCCCATCCTGCAGGCCATCCAGAAGGAGATGGGCTGGATATCCGAGGAGGCCATGGTGGAGGTGGCAGAGGCCCTGGGGATGCACCCCAGCCGGGTGTACGGGGTGACCACCTTCTATACCCTGTTCGCCACCGGGCCCAAGGGGGAGCACGTGATCAGGGTGTGCGCCAGCGCCCCCTGCCACGTCCCTGGGGCCGGGGCCGTGCTGGAGGCCCTGAAGAAGGCCCTGGGGGTGGAGGTGGGCGAGACCACGCCCGACGGCAAGTTCACCCTGGAGCTCACCAGCTGCATCGGGGTGTGCGGGGTGGCCCCGGCCATCATGATCGACGACCAGGTGTACGGCAACTTGAAGCCGGCCGACATCGGGGCCATCCTGGCCCGCTACTAG
- the hydE gene encoding [FeFe] hydrogenase H-cluster radical SAM maturase HydE yields MGRREVLALLEGSAEPGGRDALFRAADEVRRRYVGDEVHLRGIIEFSNHCVRNCHYCGLRAGNHSLARYRMTPAEMVAIAERAAGLGLGTVVLQSGEDPYWDAEVLAGVIREIKRRAGLAVTLSVGDRPREDYARWGEAGADRYLLKHEMADAELFRRLRPGTTLGGRLQCVRDLRELGYQVGSGNMVGLPGQTLASLADDIVLLQELDVEMAGIGPFLPHPQTPLAGAQPGSVDLTLRVLAVARLALPWAHLPATTALGTADSEGRQKALRCGANVIMPNVGPTEYRSLYEIYPGKICLGDRAESCLVCLRRMVQDLGRTMGRGPGHSPKPRFRPREAPAPRVRADTGGAVAVAPPAR; encoded by the coding sequence ATCGGGCGCCGGGAGGTCCTGGCGCTACTGGAGGGCTCAGCGGAGCCGGGGGGACGCGATGCCTTGTTCCGGGCGGCCGACGAGGTGCGGCGCCGTTATGTGGGCGACGAGGTGCACCTGCGGGGGATCATCGAGTTCTCCAACCACTGCGTGCGCAACTGTCACTACTGCGGGCTGCGGGCGGGGAACCACTCGCTTGCGCGCTACCGCATGACCCCGGCGGAGATGGTTGCCATCGCCGAGAGGGCGGCCGGGCTGGGGCTGGGCACGGTGGTGCTGCAGTCCGGAGAAGACCCGTACTGGGATGCGGAAGTGCTGGCGGGAGTGATCCGGGAGATCAAGCGGCGTGCGGGGCTGGCCGTCACCCTCTCCGTGGGGGACCGGCCCCGGGAGGACTACGCTCGCTGGGGGGAGGCGGGGGCGGACCGCTACCTGCTGAAGCACGAGATGGCCGACGCCGAGCTTTTCCGCCGGCTGCGACCAGGTACCACCCTGGGCGGGCGGTTGCAGTGCGTGCGGGACCTGAGGGAGCTGGGCTACCAGGTGGGCTCGGGGAACATGGTGGGATTGCCCGGGCAGACCCTGGCCAGCCTGGCCGATGACATAGTCCTGCTACAGGAGCTGGACGTGGAGATGGCCGGCATTGGCCCCTTTCTTCCCCATCCCCAGACGCCCCTGGCGGGGGCGCAGCCCGGGTCGGTGGACCTCACCCTGCGGGTGCTGGCGGTGGCCCGGCTAGCCCTTCCTTGGGCACACCTGCCCGCCACCACCGCCCTGGGCACGGCGGATTCGGAAGGGCGCCAGAAGGCCCTCCGTTGCGGCGCCAACGTGATCATGCCCAACGTGGGCCCCACCGAGTACCGGTCCCTCTATGAGATATACCCGGGCAAGATCTGCCTGGGGGACCGGGCGGAAAGCTGCCTGGTCTGCCTGCGCCGGATGGTGCAGGACCTGGGACGCACCATGGGGCGGGGGCCGGGCCACTCGCCCAAACCCCGCTTCCGTCCGCGGGAGGCACCCGCCCCGAGGGTCCGGGCGGACACGGGGGGCGCGGTCGCTGTGGCGCCGCCGGCCCGGTAG
- a CDS encoding NADH-dependent [FeFe] hydrogenase, group A6, with amino-acid sequence MGKVTLTIDGRKVEAERGMTVLQAARLAGINIPTLCYLENLNAIGACRVCVVEVKGAKALQASCVLPVADGMEVWTNSRAVRASRRTTVELLLSDHPTECTTCIRNGTCELQALAESLGIRQVRFEGEKHGGEPDESSPSVVRENAKCILCRRCVAVCEKVQSVKAIGPQERGFETSIAPPFELPLADSVCVNCGQCTLVCPTGALHERDDTELVWAALADPGKHVVVQTAPATRVTVGEMFAMPPGSVVTGRMVAALRRLGFDRVFDTDFTADLTIIEEGYELVHRLQEDGVLPMITSCSPGWIKFIETFFPDLLPNLSTCKSPQQMFGALAKTYYARKVGIDPADIFVVSIMPCTAKKFEARRPEMTDSGYPDIDAVLTSRELGRMVREAGVVFDALPEEPYDDPLGVSTGAAAIFGATGGVMEAALRTAYEVVTGKMPPALDFESVRGMEGIKEATVNLDGAEVQVAVAHTLGNARKVLEAVRADPGRYHFIEIMACPGGCIGGGGQPIPTTDEIRQKRIEAVYRVDREMPLRKSHENPVIKVLYQEFLGEPNSHKAHELLHTHYQPRYQYTTL; translated from the coding sequence ATGGGTAAGGTAACCCTGACCATAGACGGGCGCAAGGTGGAAGCCGAACGGGGGATGACCGTGCTCCAGGCGGCGCGCCTGGCCGGGATCAACATCCCCACCCTCTGCTACCTGGAGAACCTCAACGCCATCGGGGCCTGCCGTGTGTGCGTGGTGGAGGTCAAGGGAGCGAAGGCCCTGCAGGCTTCCTGCGTCCTCCCCGTGGCCGACGGCATGGAGGTGTGGACCAACTCCCGGGCGGTGCGGGCGTCCCGCCGCACCACGGTAGAGCTGCTCCTCTCCGACCACCCCACCGAGTGCACCACCTGCATCCGCAACGGGACCTGCGAGTTGCAGGCCCTGGCGGAGTCACTGGGCATCCGGCAGGTGCGCTTCGAAGGAGAAAAGCACGGGGGCGAGCCCGACGAGTCCAGCCCCTCCGTCGTGCGGGAGAACGCAAAGTGCATCCTCTGCCGCCGCTGCGTGGCCGTGTGCGAGAAGGTGCAGTCGGTGAAGGCCATCGGGCCGCAAGAACGCGGGTTCGAGACGTCCATTGCCCCGCCCTTCGAGCTGCCCCTGGCCGATTCGGTGTGCGTGAACTGCGGCCAGTGCACCCTGGTGTGCCCCACCGGGGCCCTGCACGAGCGTGACGACACGGAACTGGTGTGGGCGGCTCTGGCCGACCCCGGAAAGCACGTGGTGGTCCAGACCGCTCCCGCCACGCGGGTCACCGTCGGCGAGATGTTCGCCATGCCCCCGGGCAGCGTGGTTACCGGCAGGATGGTGGCCGCCCTGCGCCGCCTGGGCTTCGACCGCGTCTTCGATACTGACTTCACTGCCGACCTCACCATCATCGAGGAAGGGTACGAGCTGGTCCACCGCCTGCAGGAGGACGGCGTGCTGCCCATGATCACCTCCTGCAGCCCGGGGTGGATCAAGTTCATCGAGACTTTCTTCCCCGACCTGCTGCCCAACCTGTCCACCTGCAAGTCGCCCCAGCAGATGTTCGGGGCGCTGGCCAAGACCTACTATGCCCGCAAGGTGGGCATCGACCCGGCGGACATCTTCGTGGTCTCCATCATGCCCTGCACGGCCAAGAAGTTCGAGGCCCGGCGACCGGAGATGACCGACTCGGGTTACCCGGACATCGACGCCGTGCTCACCAGCCGGGAGCTGGGTCGCATGGTCAGGGAGGCGGGGGTGGTCTTCGACGCCCTGCCCGAGGAGCCCTACGACGATCCCCTGGGGGTGTCCACGGGTGCGGCCGCCATCTTCGGTGCCACCGGCGGCGTGATGGAGGCGGCCCTGCGCACCGCCTACGAGGTGGTCACCGGAAAGATGCCTCCCGCCCTGGACTTCGAGTCGGTGCGCGGGATGGAAGGTATCAAGGAAGCGACCGTCAACCTGGATGGGGCCGAGGTGCAGGTAGCGGTGGCCCACACGCTGGGCAACGCCCGCAAGGTGCTGGAGGCGGTGAGGGCAGATCCCGGGCGATACCACTTCATCGAGATCATGGCCTGCCCGGGCGGCTGCATCGGCGGCGGCGGCCAGCCCATCCCCACCACCGACGAAATCCGCCAGAAGCGTATCGAGGCCGTCTACCGGGTGGACCGGGAGATGCCCCTGCGCAAGTCCCACGAGAACCCGGTGATAAAGGTGCTGTACCAGGAGTTCCTGGGCGAGCCCAACTCCCACAAGGCTCACGAGCTCCTGCACACGCACTACCAGCCCCGTTACCAGTACACGACGCTGTAA
- a CDS encoding NADH-dependent [FeFe] hydrogenase, group A6 → MDLVNVTIDGQKLSVPKGFTILEAARLAGIDIPTLCHHPDQEVKAVCRVCVVEVEGSRTLQAACAYPVAEGMVVRTSTPLVRQTRRTVVELMLARHPAECTSCVRNLHCELQVLAERLGIREVRFGREEKGLPLDESNPAIVRDPNKCILCRRCVEACHRVQGVGILYPVHRGAEAIVAPAFEKSLAELPCVYCGQCINACPVGAIYEVDHTERVWKAIHDPAKHVVVQTAPATRVSLGEEMGLGVGAIVTGKMVAALRRLGFDRVFDTNFTADLTIMEEGHELIHRLTHGGVLPMLTSCSPGWIKFLEHYYPEFIPNVSTCKSPQQMFGALAKTYYAEKMGWKPEDVYVVSIMPCTAKKFEAQRPEMDDSGVQDVDAVLTVRELGRMIREAGLDVTALPEEDYDDPLGRSTGAAAIFGATGGVMEAALRTAYEVVTGRQAPRLDFEEVRGLQGIKEATVAMDGTQVKVAVAHSLGHARRLLEAVKSGQARYHFIEIMCCPGGCIGGGGQPVPTTDEARQRRIDAIYQVDRNLPLRKSHENPAMQELYREFLGQPLGEKSHHLLHTHYTARPRYRKA, encoded by the coding sequence ATGGACCTGGTCAACGTCACCATCGACGGTCAGAAGCTGAGCGTGCCCAAGGGCTTTACCATCCTGGAGGCGGCCCGGCTGGCCGGCATCGACATCCCCACCCTCTGCCACCACCCCGACCAGGAGGTCAAGGCCGTGTGCCGGGTATGCGTGGTGGAGGTGGAGGGCTCCCGCACGCTGCAGGCGGCCTGCGCCTACCCGGTGGCCGAGGGCATGGTGGTGCGCACCAGCACCCCCCTCGTGCGGCAGACCCGGCGCACCGTGGTGGAACTCATGCTGGCCCGCCACCCGGCGGAATGCACGAGTTGCGTGCGCAACCTGCACTGCGAGCTGCAGGTCCTGGCGGAGCGCCTGGGCATCCGCGAGGTGAGGTTTGGGCGCGAGGAGAAGGGCCTGCCCCTGGATGAATCCAACCCGGCCATCGTGCGCGATCCCAACAAGTGCATCCTGTGCCGGCGTTGCGTGGAAGCGTGCCACCGGGTGCAGGGCGTGGGCATCCTTTACCCGGTTCACCGGGGGGCCGAGGCCATCGTGGCCCCCGCCTTCGAGAAGTCCCTGGCTGAGCTGCCCTGCGTGTACTGCGGCCAGTGCATCAACGCCTGTCCCGTGGGTGCCATCTACGAGGTCGACCACACCGAGCGTGTATGGAAGGCCATCCACGACCCCGCAAAGCATGTGGTGGTACAGACGGCCCCGGCCACACGGGTCTCGCTGGGCGAGGAGATGGGCCTGGGCGTGGGCGCCATCGTCACAGGTAAGATGGTGGCGGCCCTGCGGCGCCTGGGCTTCGACCGCGTGTTCGACACCAACTTCACCGCCGACCTCACCATCATGGAGGAGGGCCACGAGCTCATCCACCGGCTCACCCACGGGGGCGTGCTCCCCATGCTCACCTCCTGCAGCCCGGGCTGGATCAAGTTCCTGGAACACTACTACCCCGAGTTCATCCCCAACGTCTCCACCTGCAAGTCACCGCAACAGATGTTCGGGGCCCTGGCCAAGACCTACTACGCCGAGAAGATGGGGTGGAAGCCCGAGGACGTGTACGTGGTCTCCATCATGCCCTGCACGGCCAAGAAGTTCGAGGCCCAGCGGCCGGAGATGGACGATTCGGGTGTGCAGGACGTGGACGCGGTGCTCACCGTGCGGGAGCTGGGCCGCATGATCCGCGAGGCGGGGCTGGACGTCACCGCCCTGCCCGAGGAGGACTACGACGATCCCCTGGGCCGCTCCACGGGTGCGGCCGCCATCTTCGGCGCCACCGGCGGCGTCATGGAGGCGGCCCTGCGCACGGCCTACGAGGTGGTCACGGGCAGACAGGCGCCCAGGCTGGACTTCGAGGAAGTGCGCGGTCTCCAGGGCATCAAGGAGGCCACCGTGGCTATGGACGGCACCCAGGTGAAGGTGGCGGTGGCCCACAGCCTGGGTCACGCCCGCCGGCTCCTGGAGGCGGTCAAGTCCGGCCAGGCCCGGTACCACTTCATCGAGATCATGTGCTGCCCGGGCGGCTGCATCGGCGGCGGCGGCCAGCCGGTGCCCACCACCGACGAAGCCCGGCAGCGCCGCATCGATGCCATCTACCAGGTAGACCGCAACCTGCCCCTGCGCAAATCCCATGAAAACCCGGCCATGCAAGAGCTCTACCGGGAGTTCCTGGGCCAGCCGCTGGGGGAAAAGTCGCACCACCTGCTGCACACCCACTACACGGCGCGTCCGCGCTACCGCAAGGCCTAG
- the hydG gene encoding [FeFe] hydrogenase H-cluster radical SAM maturase HydG: protein MRGTQVADFIPHDVIDDLLREQAQPDPARVRDILAKAREAHGLEPDEVAALIHTWDPGLLEEMYAAAHEVKETIYGKRLVFFAPLYFSNYCVNNCRYCGYRRDNRFSRRRLTREDVAEEVRVLEQMGHKRLALEAGEDPAHCPIDYVVDVIETVYATREGRGEIRRVNVNIAATTVEEYRLLKQAHIGTYILFQETYHRPTYEYMHPSGPKSDYDWHATAMDRAMEGGLDDVGIGGLFGLHDWRFEVLGLIFHARHLDEKFGVGCHTISVPRLRPATGVDLVQFPHLVSDADFKKLIAILRLAVPYTGMILSTRERPEFRDELFAVGISQISAGSRTGVGAYRHDHAAAPREAPQFQVEDLRTPDEVICSLAKSGYIPSFCTACYRRGRTGERFMRLAKTGWIQNLCQPNALMTFKEYLEDYASPRTRAAGEECIRRHVAEIKHPSVRRKTQERLRLIEEGQRDLYF from the coding sequence ATGCGTGGCACTCAGGTAGCCGACTTCATCCCCCACGACGTGATTGACGACCTCCTGCGCGAGCAGGCCCAGCCCGACCCCGCGCGGGTGCGGGACATCCTGGCCAAGGCGCGCGAGGCCCACGGGCTGGAGCCCGACGAGGTGGCCGCCCTCATCCACACCTGGGACCCCGGGCTGCTGGAGGAGATGTACGCGGCCGCCCACGAGGTGAAGGAGACCATCTACGGCAAGCGCCTGGTCTTTTTCGCCCCCCTTTACTTCAGCAACTACTGCGTGAACAACTGCCGCTACTGCGGTTACCGCCGGGACAACCGCTTCTCCCGCCGCCGCCTCACGCGGGAGGACGTGGCCGAGGAGGTACGGGTCCTGGAGCAGATGGGGCATAAGCGCCTGGCCCTGGAGGCGGGGGAGGATCCCGCCCACTGCCCCATCGACTACGTGGTGGACGTGATCGAGACCGTATACGCCACCAGGGAGGGCAGGGGCGAGATCCGGCGGGTGAATGTGAACATCGCCGCCACCACGGTGGAGGAGTACCGGCTGCTCAAGCAGGCCCACATCGGCACCTACATCCTGTTCCAGGAGACCTACCACCGACCGACGTACGAGTACATGCACCCCTCCGGGCCCAAGAGCGACTACGACTGGCACGCCACCGCCATGGACCGGGCCATGGAAGGCGGGCTGGACGATGTGGGCATCGGCGGCCTCTTCGGGCTGCATGACTGGCGCTTCGAGGTGCTGGGCCTCATCTTCCACGCCCGTCACCTGGACGAGAAGTTCGGGGTGGGCTGCCACACCATCTCCGTGCCCCGGCTGCGGCCGGCCACGGGCGTGGACCTGGTGCAGTTCCCCCACCTGGTATCTGACGCCGACTTCAAGAAGCTCATTGCCATCCTGCGCCTGGCGGTGCCCTACACGGGTATGATCCTCTCCACCCGTGAACGCCCCGAGTTCCGCGACGAGCTGTTCGCGGTGGGCATCTCCCAGATCAGTGCAGGCTCGCGCACCGGCGTGGGTGCCTACCGTCATGACCACGCGGCTGCCCCCCGCGAAGCCCCCCAGTTCCAGGTGGAGGACCTGCGCACGCCGGATGAGGTGATATGCAGCCTGGCGAAGTCGGGGTACATCCCCAGCTTCTGCACCGCCTGCTACCGCCGCGGCCGTACTGGCGAGCGCTTCATGCGCCTGGCCAAGACGGGCTGGATCCAGAACCTGTGCCAGCCCAACGCCCTGATGACCTTCAAGGAGTACCTGGAAGACTATGCTTCGCCGCGCACCCGCGCAGCAGGGGAGGAGTGCATCCGCAGGCACGTGGCCGAGATCAAGCACCCGTCCGTGCGGCGCAAGACCCAAGAGCGCCTGCGTCTTATCGAGGAGGGCCAGCGCGACCTCTACTTCTGA
- a CDS encoding D-aminoacylase, whose product MRRSEGMFDLLIVDARIVDGTGAPYFDGDLGVMGDRIAAVGRLSGQLARRTVVAAGRVLTPGFIDIHSHSDVSYLINPLGESKVRQGVTLEVAGQCGWSLAPLEGAAVEEIRKELEAEDEVEISWRAMGEYLACVEEARPSVNLAVVAGHGTIRGSAMGYDDRPPTAEEAGRMRLLLRQALAEGAFGLSTGLIYPPGSYATTEEIIDLARELVPAGGVYFTHMRNEGARLLEAVGEAIRVGAEAGVPVQIAHHKVGGEKNWGMVKESLRVIEEARARGVDVTCDQYPYTASSTGLSSIVSQWAHDGGSEKLLARLRDPDTRRRLAAECVDSQDSWSGWDKLLISSVRSEANKKYEGKNLVEIAEERGQDPIDAAFDLLIEEELAVGMVRFGMSEEDVRTVMQHPWVMVGSDGSALAPYGRLGRGKPHPRNYGTFARVLGRYVREEKVLGLEMAVRKMTGLPAWRLRLWDRGLLRPGFHADLVLLDPERVMDRATFTDPHQYPDGIDLVVVNGTVTVDGGEHTGARAGRVLRRGAGAQAAGAFPAGAQA is encoded by the coding sequence TTGAGGAGGAGTGAGGGCATGTTCGACCTGCTCATCGTCGACGCCCGCATCGTGGATGGCACCGGGGCGCCGTACTTCGACGGGGACCTGGGGGTGATGGGGGACCGCATCGCCGCGGTGGGGCGGCTGTCCGGGCAACTGGCCCGCCGCACGGTGGTGGCCGCGGGCCGGGTGCTGACCCCGGGGTTCATCGACATCCATTCCCATTCGGACGTTTCCTACCTGATCAACCCGCTGGGCGAAAGCAAGGTGCGCCAGGGGGTGACCCTGGAGGTGGCCGGCCAGTGTGGCTGGTCCCTGGCCCCTCTGGAGGGCGCCGCCGTGGAGGAGATCAGGAAGGAACTGGAGGCCGAGGACGAGGTCGAGATCAGCTGGCGCGCCATGGGTGAGTACCTGGCCTGCGTGGAGGAGGCACGGCCATCGGTGAACCTGGCCGTGGTGGCGGGCCACGGTACCATCCGGGGGTCGGCCATGGGGTACGATGACCGTCCCCCCACCGCCGAGGAGGCCGGGCGCATGCGCCTCCTGCTCCGCCAGGCCCTGGCGGAAGGGGCTTTTGGCCTTTCCACCGGCCTCATCTATCCGCCCGGGTCGTATGCCACCACCGAGGAGATCATCGACCTGGCCCGCGAGCTGGTGCCGGCGGGGGGCGTCTACTTCACCCACATGCGTAACGAGGGGGCCCGCCTGCTGGAGGCGGTGGGGGAGGCCATCCGCGTTGGCGCAGAGGCGGGCGTGCCCGTGCAGATCGCCCACCACAAGGTGGGGGGCGAGAAGAACTGGGGCATGGTGAAGGAGTCCCTGCGCGTGATCGAGGAGGCCCGTGCCCGGGGGGTGGATGTCACCTGCGACCAGTACCCGTACACCGCCTCCTCCACGGGGCTGTCCAGCATCGTGTCCCAGTGGGCCCACGATGGCGGCTCCGAGAAGCTCCTGGCCAGGCTGCGCGACCCGGATACCAGGCGGCGCCTGGCGGCCGAGTGCGTCGACAGCCAGGATTCCTGGAGTGGCTGGGACAAGCTGCTCATCTCTTCCGTCCGGTCGGAGGCCAACAAGAAGTACGAGGGCAAGAACCTGGTCGAGATCGCAGAGGAGCGGGGTCAGGACCCCATCGACGCCGCCTTCGACCTGCTCATTGAGGAGGAGCTGGCGGTGGGGATGGTGCGCTTCGGCATGAGCGAGGAGGACGTGCGCACCGTGATGCAGCACCCCTGGGTGATGGTGGGGTCGGATGGCAGCGCCCTGGCGCCTTACGGCCGGCTGGGCCGGGGCAAGCCCCACCCCCGCAACTACGGCACCTTCGCCCGCGTGCTGGGCCGCTACGTGCGTGAAGAGAAGGTCCTGGGGCTCGAGATGGCGGTCCGCAAGATGACAGGCCTGCCCGCCTGGCGGCTGCGCCTCTGGGACCGTGGCCTGCTCAGGCCGGGCTTCCATGCCGACCTGGTGCTGCTCGACCCCGAGCGGGTAATGGACCGGGCCACCTTCACGGACCCCCACCAGTATCCGGACGGGATCGATCTGGTGGTGGTCAACGGGACCGTTACGGTGGACGGCGGCGAGCACACGGGAGCACGGGCCGGGCGCGTGCTGCGGCGCGGCGCCGGTGCTCAGGCGGCCGGCGCTTTCCCGGCGGGGGCACAGGCGTGA
- the nuoF gene encoding NADH-quinone oxidoreductase subunit NuoF — protein sequence MLYRAHVLVCNGTNCSLKASPEVQKEFSRLLPEYGLDKEVKVVETGCFGLCEYGPTVVVFPEGTFYSGVKVSDVREIVSEHLYKGRVVKRLLYQVPPAARPVQVYPEVDYFRHQVRVVLRNCGFIDPESIEEYVARGGYQALGKALTAMTPAQVVEEVKASGLRGRGGAGFPTGLKWQFAARADGSGPKYVVCNADEGEPGTFKDRLILEGDPHAVLEGMALAGYAVGAHQGYVYIRGEYVLSIERLEKAIAQAREMGLLGKNILGSGFDFDVEIRLGAGAYVCGEETALFESLEGGRGEPRIKPPYPTDAGLFGRPTVINNVETLANVPVIIERGATWFRTLGTQKTPGTKVFTLTGDIVNAGLIEVPMGITLREIIYNIGGGIPDGRAFKLAQTGGTSGGVIPAELLDVPMDYDSLATHGSALGSGALLIIDDTHCIVNVAKSFSFFFLHESCGKCTPCREGTLQLHRIMERISRGEATRTDLENMKALAQAMYVAPLCPLGQTAPLPLMSTLRWFKSEYLAHVVGRTCPAGVCPMDGSAARAAAGCAASAAGGAAAGAGRAASREV from the coding sequence ATGCTGTATCGGGCCCACGTGCTGGTATGTAACGGCACCAACTGCAGCCTGAAGGCCTCGCCCGAGGTCCAGAAGGAGTTCTCCCGGCTCCTGCCCGAGTACGGCCTGGACAAAGAGGTCAAGGTGGTGGAGACCGGCTGCTTCGGGCTGTGTGAGTACGGCCCCACCGTGGTGGTGTTCCCCGAGGGGACCTTCTACTCCGGGGTCAAGGTGTCCGACGTGCGGGAGATCGTCTCCGAGCACCTGTACAAGGGCCGGGTGGTGAAGCGGCTGCTCTACCAGGTGCCGCCCGCGGCCAGGCCCGTGCAGGTGTACCCGGAGGTGGACTACTTCCGCCACCAGGTGCGGGTGGTGCTGCGCAACTGCGGGTTCATCGATCCCGAGTCCATCGAGGAGTACGTCGCCCGCGGCGGCTACCAGGCCCTGGGGAAGGCGCTCACGGCCATGACTCCCGCCCAGGTGGTGGAGGAGGTCAAGGCCTCCGGCCTGCGCGGCCGGGGCGGCGCCGGCTTCCCCACCGGGCTCAAGTGGCAGTTCGCCGCCCGTGCGGACGGCTCCGGGCCCAAGTACGTGGTGTGCAACGCCGACGAGGGCGAGCCCGGCACCTTCAAGGACCGCCTCATCCTGGAGGGCGACCCCCACGCCGTGCTGGAGGGCATGGCCCTGGCCGGATACGCGGTGGGCGCCCACCAGGGGTACGTCTACATCCGGGGTGAGTACGTCCTCTCCATCGAGCGGCTCGAGAAGGCCATCGCCCAGGCCCGGGAGATGGGCCTGCTGGGGAAGAACATCCTGGGCTCGGGATTCGACTTCGACGTGGAGATCCGCCTGGGAGCGGGTGCCTATGTCTGCGGCGAGGAGACGGCGCTCTTCGAGTCCCTCGAGGGCGGGCGGGGCGAGCCCCGCATCAAGCCCCCCTATCCCACTGACGCCGGGCTGTTCGGCCGTCCCACCGTGATCAACAACGTGGAGACCCTGGCCAACGTGCCCGTGATCATCGAACGGGGCGCCACCTGGTTCCGCACCCTGGGCACCCAGAAGACCCCGGGCACCAAGGTGTTCACCCTCACCGGTGACATCGTCAACGCCGGGCTCATCGAGGTGCCCATGGGCATCACCCTGCGCGAGATCATCTACAACATCGGTGGCGGCATCCCCGACGGGCGGGCGTTCAAGCTGGCCCAGACGGGTGGTACCTCGGGCGGTGTCATCCCAGCCGAATTGCTGGACGTGCCCATGGACTACGACAGCCTGGCCACCCATGGCTCCGCCCTGGGCTCGGGGGCGTTGCTGATCATCGACGACACCCACTGCATCGTGAACGTGGCCAAGTCCTTCTCGTTCTTCTTCCTGCACGAGTCGTGCGGCAAGTGCACGCCCTGCCGGGAGGGGACTCTGCAGCTGCACCGCATCATGGAGCGGATCAGCCGGGGTGAGGCCACCCGCACCGACCTGGAGAACATGAAGGCGCTGGCCCAGGCCATGTACGTGGCCCCGCTCTGCCCGCTCGGGCAGACGGCACCGCTGCCGCTCATGAGTACCCTGCGCTGGTTCAAGTCCGAGTACCTGGCCCACGTGGTGGGCAGGACCTGCCCCGCCGGGGTGTGCCCCATGGACGGGAGCGCGGCGCGCGCTGCCGCCGGTTGTGCGGCGTCGGCCGCCGGCGGAGCGGCGGCGGGGGCCGGTCGGGCCGCGTCGAGGGAGGTGTAG
- the rsmI gene encoding 16S rRNA (cytidine(1402)-2'-O)-methyltransferase, protein MAGTLYLVAGPIGNLEDITLRALRVLREVDLVAAEDTRQVAKLLGHYDISKPAVSYHSHNQRQVAPRLIGRLRRGESVALLSDAGLPGISDPGGELVLLAEREGIPVTVLPGPSALVAAAALSGFRLDGVSFWGFPPRRAGRRRRFFEALLREGRPFVFYESPHRIVETLADLANLEPGRRVAVGRELTKVFEEVIRGPAQAVALDVAATGPRGEYTVVVGPKGRFRLPGLGRRAAPGDENISGDEALEEE, encoded by the coding sequence ATGGCGGGGACGCTTTACCTGGTGGCGGGTCCCATCGGGAACCTGGAAGACATCACCTTGCGGGCGCTCCGGGTGCTGCGCGAGGTGGACCTGGTGGCCGCCGAGGACACCCGGCAGGTGGCCAAGCTGCTGGGTCACTATGACATCTCCAAACCGGCGGTGAGCTACCACTCCCACAACCAGCGCCAGGTGGCCCCGCGGCTGATCGGACGCCTGCGGCGGGGTGAGAGCGTGGCCCTGCTGTCCGATGCGGGGCTGCCCGGCATTTCCGATCCCGGCGGCGAACTGGTGCTGCTGGCGGAGCGGGAGGGCATCCCGGTGACCGTGCTGCCCGGACCCAGCGCCCTGGTGGCGGCGGCCGCCCTCTCCGGCTTTCGTCTGGATGGGGTTTCCTTCTGGGGCTTTCCCCCACGGCGGGCGGGACGGAGGCGTCGCTTCTTCGAGGCGCTGCTCCGTGAGGGGCGTCCCTTCGTCTTCTACGAGTCACCCCACCGCATCGTGGAGACGCTGGCCGACCTGGCGAACCTGGAGCCGGGGCGCCGGGTGGCGGTGGGGAGGGAGCTCACCAAGGTGTTCGAGGAGGTGATCCGCGGGCCAGCGCAGGCGGTGGCTCTGGACGTGGCGGCCACGGGGCCGCGGGGTGAGTACACGGTGGTGGTTGGCCCCAAGGGCCGGTTCCGGCTGCCGGGGCTAGGCAGGAGAGCGGCACCCGGGGACGAAAACATTTCGGGAGACGAGGCACTTGAGGAGGAGTGA